One genomic segment of Pongo pygmaeus isolate AG05252 chromosome 19, NHGRI_mPonPyg2-v2.0_pri, whole genome shotgun sequence includes these proteins:
- the ELAC2 gene encoding zinc phosphodiesterase ELAC protein 2 isoform X1 translates to MWAFCSLLRSAAGRAMSQGRTISQGPARRERPAKDPLRHLRTREKRGPSGSFGGPNTVYLQVVAAGSRDSGAALYVFSEFNRYLFNCGEGVQRLMQEHKLKVARLDNIFLTRMHWSNVGGLSGMILTLKETGLPKCVLSGPPQLEKYLEAIKIFSGPLKGIEMAVRPHSAPEYKDETMTVYQIPIHSEQKRGKHQPWQSPERPLGRLSPERSSDSESNENEPHLPHGVSQRRGARDSSLVVAFICKLHLKRGNFLVLKAKEMGLPVGTAAIAPIIAAVKDGKSITHEGREILAEELCTPPDPGAAFVVVECPDEGFIQPICENATFQRYQGKADAPVALVVHMAPESVLLDSRYQQWMERFGPDTQHLVLNENCASVHNLRSHKIQTQLNLIHPDIFPLLTSFPCKEVPTLSVPVVQGECLLKYQLRPRREWQRDAIITCNPEEFIVEALQLPNFEQSVQEYRRSAQDGPALAEKRSQYPEIIFLGTGSAIPMKIRNVSATLVNISPNTSLLLDCGEGTFGQLCRHYGDQVDRVLGTLAAVFVSHLHADHHTGLLNILLQRERALASLGKPLHPLLVIAPSQLKAWLQQYHNQCQEVLHHISMIPAKCLQEGAEISSLAVERLISSLLGTCDLEGFQTCLVRHCKHAFGCALVHTSGWKVVYSGDTMPCEALVRMGKDATLLIHEATLEDGLEEEAVEKTHSTTSQAISVGMRMNAEFIMLNHFSQRYAKVPLFSPNFNEKVGVAFDHMKVCFGDFPTMPKLIPPLKALFAGDIEEMEERREKRELRQVRAALLSRELAGSLEDGEPQQKQAHTEEPQAKKVRAQ, encoded by the exons ATGTGGGCGTTTTGCTCGCTGCTGCGGTCCGCGGCCGGACGCGCCATGTCGCAGGGACGCACCATATCGCAGGGACCCGCCCGCCGCGAGCGGCCGGCCAAGGACCCGCTGCGGCACCTGCGCACGCGAGAGAAGCGCGGACCGTCGGGGTCCTTCGGCGGCCCGAACACCGTGTACCTGCAGGTGGTGGCAGCGGGTAGCCGGGACTCGGGCGCCGCGCTCTACGTCTTCTCCGAGTTCAACCG GTATCTCTTCAACTGTGGAGAAGGCGTTCAGAGACTCATGCAGGAGCACAA GTTGAAGGTTGCTCGCCTGGACAACATATTCCTGACACGAATGCACTGGTCTAATGTTGGGGGCTTAAGTG GAATGATTCTTACTTTAAAGGAAACCGGGCTTCCAAAATGTGTACTTTCTGGACCTCCGCAACTG gaaaaatacctcgaagcaatcaaaatattttctggtccattgaaaggaatagaaatgG CTGTGCGGCCCCACTCTGCCCCAGAATACAAGGATGAAACCATGACAGTTTACCAGATCCCCATACACA GTGAACAGAAGAGGGGAAAGCACCAACCATGGCAGAGTCCAGAAAGGCCTCTCGGCAGGCTCAGTCCAGAGCGATCTTCAGACTCCGAGTCGAATGAAAATGAGCCGCACCTTCCACATG GTGTTAGCCAGAGAAGAGGGGCCAGGGACTCTTCCCTGGTCGTAGCTTTCATCTGTAAG CTTCACTTAAAGAGAGGAAACTTCCTGGTGCTCAAAGCAAAGGAGATGGGCCTCCCAGT TGGGACAGCTGCCATCGCTCCCATCATTGCTGCTGTCAAGGACGGGAAAAGCATCACTCATGAAGGAAGAGAG ATTTTGGCTGAAGAGCTGTGTACTCCTCCAGATCCTGGTGCTGCTTTTGTGGTGGTGGAATGTCCAGATGAAGGCTTCATTCAACCCATCTGTGAGAATGCCACCTTTCAGAG GTACCAAGGAAAGGCAGATGCCCCCGTGGCCTTGGTGGTTCACATGGCCCCAGAATCTGTGCTGCTGGACAGCAGGTACCAGCAGTGGATGGAGAG GTTTGGGCCTGACACCCAGCACTTGGTCCTGAATGAGAACTGTGCCTCAGTTCACAACCTTCGCAGCCacaagattcaaacccagctcAACCTCATCCACCCGGACATCTTCCCCCTGCTCACCAGTTTCCCCTGTAAG GAGGTCCCCACCCTCAGTGTGCCCGTGGTTCAGGGTGAATGCCTCCTCAAGTACCAGCTCCGTCCCAGGAGGGAGTGGCAGAG gGATGCCATTATTACTTGCAATCCTGAGGAATTCATAGTTGAGGCGCTGCAGCTTCCCAACTTCGAGCAGAGCGTGCAGGAGTACAGGAGGAGTGCGCAGGACGGCCCAGCCCTGGCAG AGAAAAGAAGTCAGTACCCAGAAATCATCTTCCTTGGAACAGGGTCTGCCATCCCGATGAAGATTCGAAATGTCAGTGCCACACTTGTCAACATAAG CCCCAACACGTCTCTGCTACTGGACTGTGGTGAGGGCACGTTTGGGCAGCTGTGCCGTCACTACGGAGACCAGGTAGACAGAGTCCTGGGCACCCTGGCTGCTGTGTTTGTGTCCCACCTGCACGCAGATCACCACACG GGCTTGCTAAATATCTTGCTGCAGAGAGAACGAGCCTTG GCATCTTTGGGAAAGCCACTTCACCCTTTGCTGGTGATTGCCCCCAGCCAGCTCAAAGCCTGGCTCCAGCAGTACCACAACCAGTGCCAGGAGGTCCTGCACCACATCAG TATGATTCCTGCCAAATGCCTTCAGGAAGGGGCTGAGATCTCCAGTCTTGCAGTGGAAAGATTGATCAGTTCGCTGTTGGGAACATGTGATTTGGAAGGG TTTCAGACCTGTCTGGTGCGGCACTGCAAGCATGCGTTTGGCTGTGCGCTGGTGCACACCTCTGGCTGGAAAGTGGTCTATTCCGGGGACACCATGCCCTGCGAGGCTCTGGTCCGGATGG GGAAAGATGCCACCCTCCTGATACATGAAGCCACCCTGGAAGATGGTTTGGAAGAGGAAGCAGTGGAAAAGACACACAG CACAACGTCCCAGGCCATCAGCGTGGGGATGCGGATGAACGCGGAGTTCATCATGCTGAACCACTTCAGCCAGCGCTACGCCAAGGTCCCCCTCTTCAGCCCCAACTTCAACGAGAAAGTGGGAGTTGCCTTTGACCACATGAAG GTCTGCTTTGGAGACTTTCCAACAATGCCCAAGCTGATTCCACCACTGAAAGCCCTGTTTGCTGGCGACATCGAGGAGATGGAGGAGCGCAGGGAGAAGCGGGAGCTGCGGCAGGTGCGGGCGGCCCTCCTGTCCAGGGAGCTGGCAGGCAGCCTGGAGGATGGGGAGCCTCAGCAGAAACAGGCCCACACAGAGGAGCCACAGGCCAAGAAGGTCAGAGCCCAGTGA
- the ELAC2 gene encoding zinc phosphodiesterase ELAC protein 2 isoform X2 has protein sequence MELWYLFNCGEGVQRLMQEHKLKVARLDNIFLTRMHWSNVGGLSGMILTLKETGLPKCVLSGPPQLEKYLEAIKIFSGPLKGIEMAVRPHSAPEYKDETMTVYQIPIHSEQKRGKHQPWQSPERPLGRLSPERSSDSESNENEPHLPHGVSQRRGARDSSLVVAFICKLHLKRGNFLVLKAKEMGLPVGTAAIAPIIAAVKDGKSITHEGREILAEELCTPPDPGAAFVVVECPDEGFIQPICENATFQRYQGKADAPVALVVHMAPESVLLDSRYQQWMERFGPDTQHLVLNENCASVHNLRSHKIQTQLNLIHPDIFPLLTSFPCKEVPTLSVPVVQGECLLKYQLRPRREWQRDAIITCNPEEFIVEALQLPNFEQSVQEYRRSAQDGPALAEKRSQYPEIIFLGTGSAIPMKIRNVSATLVNISPNTSLLLDCGEGTFGQLCRHYGDQVDRVLGTLAAVFVSHLHADHHTGLLNILLQRERALASLGKPLHPLLVIAPSQLKAWLQQYHNQCQEVLHHISMIPAKCLQEGAEISSLAVERLISSLLGTCDLEGFQTCLVRHCKHAFGCALVHTSGWKVVYSGDTMPCEALVRMGKDATLLIHEATLEDGLEEEAVEKTHSTTSQAISVGMRMNAEFIMLNHFSQRYAKVPLFSPNFNEKVGVAFDHMKVCFGDFPTMPKLIPPLKALFAGDIEEMEERREKRELRQVRAALLSRELAGSLEDGEPQQKQAHTEEPQAKKVRAQ, from the exons ATGGAGTTATG GTATCTCTTCAACTGTGGAGAAGGCGTTCAGAGACTCATGCAGGAGCACAA GTTGAAGGTTGCTCGCCTGGACAACATATTCCTGACACGAATGCACTGGTCTAATGTTGGGGGCTTAAGTG GAATGATTCTTACTTTAAAGGAAACCGGGCTTCCAAAATGTGTACTTTCTGGACCTCCGCAACTG gaaaaatacctcgaagcaatcaaaatattttctggtccattgaaaggaatagaaatgG CTGTGCGGCCCCACTCTGCCCCAGAATACAAGGATGAAACCATGACAGTTTACCAGATCCCCATACACA GTGAACAGAAGAGGGGAAAGCACCAACCATGGCAGAGTCCAGAAAGGCCTCTCGGCAGGCTCAGTCCAGAGCGATCTTCAGACTCCGAGTCGAATGAAAATGAGCCGCACCTTCCACATG GTGTTAGCCAGAGAAGAGGGGCCAGGGACTCTTCCCTGGTCGTAGCTTTCATCTGTAAG CTTCACTTAAAGAGAGGAAACTTCCTGGTGCTCAAAGCAAAGGAGATGGGCCTCCCAGT TGGGACAGCTGCCATCGCTCCCATCATTGCTGCTGTCAAGGACGGGAAAAGCATCACTCATGAAGGAAGAGAG ATTTTGGCTGAAGAGCTGTGTACTCCTCCAGATCCTGGTGCTGCTTTTGTGGTGGTGGAATGTCCAGATGAAGGCTTCATTCAACCCATCTGTGAGAATGCCACCTTTCAGAG GTACCAAGGAAAGGCAGATGCCCCCGTGGCCTTGGTGGTTCACATGGCCCCAGAATCTGTGCTGCTGGACAGCAGGTACCAGCAGTGGATGGAGAG GTTTGGGCCTGACACCCAGCACTTGGTCCTGAATGAGAACTGTGCCTCAGTTCACAACCTTCGCAGCCacaagattcaaacccagctcAACCTCATCCACCCGGACATCTTCCCCCTGCTCACCAGTTTCCCCTGTAAG GAGGTCCCCACCCTCAGTGTGCCCGTGGTTCAGGGTGAATGCCTCCTCAAGTACCAGCTCCGTCCCAGGAGGGAGTGGCAGAG gGATGCCATTATTACTTGCAATCCTGAGGAATTCATAGTTGAGGCGCTGCAGCTTCCCAACTTCGAGCAGAGCGTGCAGGAGTACAGGAGGAGTGCGCAGGACGGCCCAGCCCTGGCAG AGAAAAGAAGTCAGTACCCAGAAATCATCTTCCTTGGAACAGGGTCTGCCATCCCGATGAAGATTCGAAATGTCAGTGCCACACTTGTCAACATAAG CCCCAACACGTCTCTGCTACTGGACTGTGGTGAGGGCACGTTTGGGCAGCTGTGCCGTCACTACGGAGACCAGGTAGACAGAGTCCTGGGCACCCTGGCTGCTGTGTTTGTGTCCCACCTGCACGCAGATCACCACACG GGCTTGCTAAATATCTTGCTGCAGAGAGAACGAGCCTTG GCATCTTTGGGAAAGCCACTTCACCCTTTGCTGGTGATTGCCCCCAGCCAGCTCAAAGCCTGGCTCCAGCAGTACCACAACCAGTGCCAGGAGGTCCTGCACCACATCAG TATGATTCCTGCCAAATGCCTTCAGGAAGGGGCTGAGATCTCCAGTCTTGCAGTGGAAAGATTGATCAGTTCGCTGTTGGGAACATGTGATTTGGAAGGG TTTCAGACCTGTCTGGTGCGGCACTGCAAGCATGCGTTTGGCTGTGCGCTGGTGCACACCTCTGGCTGGAAAGTGGTCTATTCCGGGGACACCATGCCCTGCGAGGCTCTGGTCCGGATGG GGAAAGATGCCACCCTCCTGATACATGAAGCCACCCTGGAAGATGGTTTGGAAGAGGAAGCAGTGGAAAAGACACACAG CACAACGTCCCAGGCCATCAGCGTGGGGATGCGGATGAACGCGGAGTTCATCATGCTGAACCACTTCAGCCAGCGCTACGCCAAGGTCCCCCTCTTCAGCCCCAACTTCAACGAGAAAGTGGGAGTTGCCTTTGACCACATGAAG GTCTGCTTTGGAGACTTTCCAACAATGCCCAAGCTGATTCCACCACTGAAAGCCCTGTTTGCTGGCGACATCGAGGAGATGGAGGAGCGCAGGGAGAAGCGGGAGCTGCGGCAGGTGCGGGCGGCCCTCCTGTCCAGGGAGCTGGCAGGCAGCCTGGAGGATGGGGAGCCTCAGCAGAAACAGGCCCACACAGAGGAGCCACAGGCCAAGAAGGTCAGAGCCCAGTGA